The Aptenodytes patagonicus chromosome 27, bAptPat1.pri.cur, whole genome shotgun sequence genome contains a region encoding:
- the LOC143171344 gene encoding exendin-3-like, producing MQMVRWLYLSGLVFAVLIPAGWQRGHKDLDDVSRGQSYESQSAQSFTANLKRHSEGTFTSDFTRYLDKMKAKDFVHWLINTNRYSSSTKRYLKEETHSIPFPAVFPPLV from the exons ATGCAGATGGTCCGGTGGCTGTACCTCTCCGGGCTGGTGTTTGCCGTGCTGATCCCGGCAGGGTGGCAGAGGGGCCACAAGGACTTGGATGACGTGTccag agggcagtcgtacgaatcccaaagcgcccaaagcttcacggccaacctcaagcggcactcggaaggcaccttcaccagtgacttcacccgctacctggaCAAGATGAAGGCCAAAGACTTTGTGCACTggctcatcaacaccaaccggtacag caGCTCCACGAAGAGGTACCTGAAGGAGGAGACCCACAGCATCCCCTTCCCAGCTGTGTTCCCACCGCTCGTGTGA
- the AQP2 gene encoding aquaporin-2: MMWELRSVAFTRAVFAEFLATLVFILFGLGSALNWPSASSPSILQIALAFGLAISTLVQALGHVSGAHINPAVTVACLIGSQVSFLRAVFYVVAQLLGAVVGAAILHEVTPADSREGLAINKLHNETTTGQAVTVELFLTFQLVLCIFASTDERREDNLGSPALSIGLSVAVGHLLGIRYTGCSMNPARSFGPAVIVGDFSDHWVFWVGPLVGAAAASIIYNYVLFPQAKTFSERLAIFKGFEPEEDWAEREVRRRQSVELHSPQTLPRGMSEKV; the protein is encoded by the exons ATGATGTGGGAACTGCGATCTGTAGCCTTCACCCGGGCTGTCTTTGCAGAGTTTTTGGCGACTTTGGTCTTCATCCTCTTTGGCCTGGGCTCTGCTCTGAACTGGCCCTCAGCTTCCTCCCCGAGCATCCTTCAAATTGCACTGGCTTTTGGCTTGGCCATCAGCACGCTGGTCCAAGCCCTGGGGCACGTCAGTGGAGCCCACATCAACCCGGCAGTGACGGTGGCTTGCCTCATCGGCTCCCAAGTCTCCTTCCTCCGTGCGGTCTTCTACGTGGTGGCCCAGCTCCTGGGGGCTGTTGTGGGGGCTGCCATCTTACACGAGGTCACCCCTGCAGACTCCCGGGAAGGCTTGGCCATCAACAAG CTGCACAACGAGACGACGACGGGACAGGCGGTGACTGTTGAGCTGTTCCTCACCTTCCAGCTGGTCCTGTGCATCTTCGCTTCTACCGATGAACGCCGGGAGGACAACCTGGGCTCTCCTGCCCTGTCCATTGGCCTTTCTGTTGCCGTGGGGCATCTTCTTGGG ATCCGTTACACCGGCTGCTCCATGAATCCAGCCAGATCTTTTGGCCCTGCTGTGATAGTTGGAGACTTCAGTGACCACTGG gTCTTCTGGGTGGGCCCTCTGGttggggcagcagcagcctccatcATCTACAATTACGTCCTCTTCCCGCAAGCCAAAACCTTCTCGGAGAGACTCGCCATCTTCAAAGGCTTTGAGCCGGAGGAGGACTGGGCAGAGCGCGAGGTCCGTCGGAGGCAGTCGGTGGAGCTTCACTCCCCACAGACCCTGCCAAGGGGGATGTCTGAGAAGGTGTAG
- the AQP5 gene encoding aquaporin-5: MKKEILTLAFARSVFVEFISTLIFVFIGLGSALKWPSALPSILQISLAFGLAIGTLVQAFGHISGAHINPAVTIAFFVGNQISFLRTLFYVIAQLVGAIAGAGILYGVTPVNTRGNLAINSLNNNTTPGQALVVEIILTFQLAACIFASTDNRRNSNVGSPALSIGLSVAVGHLVGIYFTGCSMNPARSFGPAVIVRRFSPAHWVFWVGPILGACLAALLYFYILVPYCMNMSDRVAIVKGTYESEEEWEEQREERKKSMELTPP; the protein is encoded by the exons ATGAAGAAGGAAATATTAACCCTGGCCTTTGCTCGATCTGTCTTTGTCGAGTTTATCTCCACGCTCATCTTCGTCTTCATCGGCCTCGGCTCAGCCCTGAAGTGGCCGTCCGCCCTCCCCAGCATCCTTCAGATTTCGCTGGCATTCGGCCTGGCCATCGGTACACTGGTGCAGGCGTTTGGCCACATCAGTGGTGCCCACATCAACCCAGCGGTGACCATCGCCTTCTTTGTCGGGAACCAGATCTCCTTCCTCCGAACGCTCTTCTATGTGATCGCCCAACTGGTTGGGGCCATCGCCGGGGCTGGCATCCTCTATGGTGTGACGCCAGTCAATACTCGTGGCAACCTGGCCATCAACTCG CTCAACAACAACACGACCCCGGGCCAGGCCCTCGTGGTGGAGATCATCCTCACCTTCCAGCTGGCTGCATGCATCTTTGCATCCACGGACAACCGGAGGAACAGCAATGTGGGCTCCCCAGCACTGTCCATCGGCCTCTCCGTTGCCGTAGGCCACTTGGTGGGG ATCTACTTCACTGGCTGCTCCATGAATCCAGCCCGGTCCTTTGGGCCCGCAGTCATTGTGAGGAGGTTCAGCCCAGCACATTGG GTGTTCTGGGTTGGACCCATCCTCGGGGCTTGCTTGGCTGCTCTGCTTTACTTCTACATCCTCGTCCCCTACTGCATGAACATGTCAGATAGGGTTGCCATCGTCAAGGGCACCTACGAGTcagaggaggagtgggaagagcagagagaggagaggaagaagtcCATGGAGTTGACCCCACCATAG